A region of the Amycolatopsis sp. cg13 genome:
CGCGCTCATCGGCCGGATCGGCTGTGCGAAGCCGGCCTCGTTGATCTCGTGGCCCGCGAGCTTGCGCCACATCGTGTCGCGCCACGCGTCCGCCACCTCTTCATCGCGCGCGCCCGCGCGCACGAGGGAACGCAGGTCCGTCTCGTCGTTCGAGAACAGGCAGGAGCGGACGGCTCCGTCGGCGGTCAGCCGGGTGCGCTCGCAGGCGGAGCAGAACGGCCTGGTCACCGAGGCGATCACGCCCACGTCGCCGGGGCCGCCGTCAACCAGCCAGCGCTCAGCGGGCGCTCCGCCGCGCGGAGCGGGGAACGGGCTGAGGGTGAAGGCCTCGCCGAGCATCGCGAGGATCTCCTCGGCGGTGATCATGTCGCGGCGGTTCCAGCCGTGCTGCGCGTCGAGCGGCATCTGCTCGATGAACCGCAGGTGGTAGCCCTCTTCGAGGCAGAACTTCAGCAGCGGGACCGCCTCGTGCTCGTTGTACCCGCGCATCAGCACCGAGTTGATCTTCACTGGCGACAGCCCGGCGTCGCGGGCGGCGGCGAGGCCGGCCAGCACGTGCGGCAGCCGGTCGCGGCGGGTCAGTTCGGCGAAGCGCTCGCGGTCGATGGTGTCCAGCGACACGTTGATCCGGTCGAGCCCGGCCGAGACGAGGCCGGGGGCGCGCTTGGCCAGCCCGATCCCGTTGGTGGTCATGGAGACCCGTGGCCGCGGTTCGAGGGCGGTGATCCGCTCGACGATCTGTTCCAGGCCAGGGCGCAGCAGCGGTTCGCCGCCGGTGAGCCGGATGTCGGTGACGCCGAGCATCTCCACCGCGATCCGCATGAGCCGGACCAGCTCGTCGTCGGAGAGGACCTGGTCGCTGGGCATCCAGTCGAGACCCTCGGCGGGCATGCA
Encoded here:
- the moaA gene encoding GTP 3',8-cyclase MoaA: MTAVHLGFPRVPGNRGPSGTPRPEHPGLVDSFGRVATDLRVSLTDRCNLRCTYCMPAEGLDWMPSDQVLSDDELVRLMRIAVEMLGVTDIRLTGGEPLLRPGLEQIVERITALEPRPRVSMTTNGIGLAKRAPGLVSAGLDRINVSLDTIDRERFAELTRRDRLPHVLAGLAAARDAGLSPVKINSVLMRGYNEHEAVPLLKFCLEEGYHLRFIEQMPLDAQHGWNRRDMITAEEILAMLGEAFTLSPFPAPRGGAPAERWLVDGGPGDVGVIASVTRPFCSACERTRLTADGAVRSCLFSNDETDLRSLVRAGARDEEVADAWRDTMWRKLAGHEINEAGFAQPIRPMSAIGG